CGGGCCCGGCGCCGGGCTCGGCCGCCGTCGTGAGTTCAGAGACCGTCAAGCCGAGTTTGGTCGCCAAGTGCAGTCCAAACGCCGCTTTGCCCGCCGAGGAACCGGGGACGACTTTGGCCTCGCCCCTCACCGCGACGACCGCGTCGTTAAGGCGGTACCGCTCCTCAAGCAACCGGTCGAGGGTGGTCAAGTAGGTCTGGTGGTTGGCCACCATCGCCTCGGCCAATGACGAAGCGAACTCGCGGGGAGGCACACCCGTCCTTTCCGCGACGTCGCCCGCCCGGACGCGGGTGAACGCGTCGAAGAGTCGGCCCGTGGCCAAGTGGAGGAGGATGCGGGCACGGAGGACGGCGGCGTAGCTTTCGGTCGGCGGAGCCTGACGTTCGCCGAGCGCGACGGCGATCCAGTTGGCGGTCAAGAAGCTCCGTAGCCCGCCGGCCCCGAACTTGAGGTCTGGCTCGACGACCAAGGGGGTCTCGTGGGTCTTGGCCATGTCGCGGCGCCGCTCACGGATCTTGCTCAAGATGAAGTCGGCCGTGGGTAGACCTCGGTAGACGGCGGCAAGCAGGGATTCCAGGGCCTCCGGGCTCCCCGCGACGAGCCGCCCGTCGAAAATGCCGCTCAGGATCGTCGCGTCATATCCGGGCACGTCGGAGACAAGCCGGTACGAGTAGCCGACTTTGAGGCCAAGACCCTGGTGGATGGCGTCCGAAGTCGTCCGGAAGAGCCACCGGACCGCCTCGGACAACTCCGGGCTGCCTTCTTCCAGAGGTACCAAAGCGAGGTCGATGTCGCTGAAGGGACACAACTCGGTCCGGCCGTACCCTCCCGTCGCGACCAAGGCGAGGGGTGGCAGGTCGGGGTGGGACTCTTGCATGAAGCCGAAGAGCTTCGCCAGGAGGTTGTCGGCCACCGACGTGTGGCGACGGCACCAAGCGAGGGAATCAGGGACGTCCCCCGCCGATTCAAAGAGCCGTGTCCGCGCTTCGCGGGCGATGGCGACGGCTTCTTCGATGCGGCGCTCCATGGGTACCAGGCCCAAGGGTGGACCAACCGGCCCACGTTTGTCCAGTCGGCCAACCTAGTCGAGGACCGTCCCTGACTGGATGACATGCCGTAACCGGGTGTCCCACGCCAATCCGACGGGAGTCAGGACCACGGCGAAGACCAACCCGGCGACAAGGGAAGTGAGCCCAAACCGGCCAAGCGCCCGGGCCCCGACCAGGGCCGGAGCCCGTCGCCGGACAAACGCGAAGACCTGGGCTGCCACGAGGACGAGTGAGAGCCAGAAGAGGGCGGTCCCCCGGGCGACACCCATGATGACCTCTGCGTCGTTGACAAGTGCTGTCTGGTCGTGCAGAGACGGGAGGCCGGGGTCGGCAAGCCCGACGAGGAGGCTGACCGAGGCGACGAAGAGGACGGCCAAGACCGTCACGACGCCGGGGAACAGGCGTCCCAGTTCGGCAGGTTCGCCACGCCATATCCGGTCTCGGACGACTCCGAAGCCACCCCAAACGACCGCTGCCCACAGGGAAGGGAACACCAACCTGGTCGCCGCGAAGACTGCCACCGCCAGGCATCCCCCGATCACCGCACACCAAGGCAGGGCAAAGACGGCCCGGGCACGTCCCGAGGCAGCCAGGAGACTTCCCACGCCGAAGAGTAGGGCTCCGGCCACGCCCGCGACCAACGCTCCGCCCGCCAGCCGTCCGGCCAAGAGCGCCTCCAGAGCAAACCTCTCCTGCCTGCGGCTGCTCAAGTCGGAGTCGGCCAAAGCTTCGGACAGCACCCGGTACTGACCTGCGGAGAGTTGCGTCCGGGCCGTGTCGAGAACCTGCGGCGCTTTGCCGTGCCGCAGGGCCGCCTCCATACCCTCTCTGAAGGCCGCTTTGGCGGCGTAACGCTCACTGGCCCGCCAGCCGGTCACCCCGATCTGGACGGTCTCCCATCTCGCCCCGTCCTCGCCCGGTTTGTCCAGTGACAGCCGGTTGACGTAGCCCAAGAATGCCTGGGCGAACCCAGGACCAAGGGCAGCGTCACGGCGGTAGAGGTCCCAGGCCGAGTCGTCTCCGGAGGCGGGGGGCGGGGCCACGTCGTCCCATTTGGACCGTGTGGAGGCTTCGTGCCATGCCCTTTCGGCGGCCTCCTGGTTGTCTAGCCGGTCTTGCGACCAGGCCTCCAGCACCGGCCAAACCGCGTTTTGGCGTTCGACATCTCCCATCCTTTGAGCGGCCTCGGCGATCGTCAGCAGGTCGTCGGTGGACCGCTGACCCGGTGCAAACGCCTTCTCGTAGATGAAGAGGCGCTGTTGTGCCTCACCACTCGGCAGAGCTCCTGCCAGGACACTTGAGGGCCGGGGCATCAAGGGCCGCAAGAGAAAGGGCCTTGTCGCCGGATGCAGGTTCAGCACGGCCAGCGCACCCGCCAAGGCGCCGACCAACGCCTGCTGGGGACGGTTCATCGACCGGCGGCGAAGGTCTGGGATTCCGAAGGCGAGGCGGTGGACGGAACGGCGACGAGTTGCAGGAACGTCATCAGGGCCAAGGCAGCCAAGGTCGCCGCCAAGATGCCTGGGACCCAGTGGGAAAACTTTCGGTGGCTTGCCGCCAAGCGGTGCCGCCGGAGGACGGCGGCGTCAAAATCGGCCGACACCTCGACCTCATCGACGGCGGCCATGCGTAAGGCCCCCATCGCCTGGTCCATCGTCACCTCCGGGCTGTCCGCCGAGTCGGCCCTTGCCGACGCAAAGGTCTGTTCGAAGTTCAACGCCCCCCCCTGGTCGCCTGGCACCACAAGACCCGGAACCGTTCTCGGGCGGTGTGGAGGCGAGACCGCACTGTGCCGACCGGAACCCCCATGGCCTCGGCGACCTCGTCGTAACTCAGCTGCTCCATCTCGCGCAAGACAAGGGTCGTGCGGAGGTCGGCCGGGAGCCGGTCGAGGAGACGCTCGACAAGGACCCGGGTCTCGATGTTCTCGGCGGGTCCCTCAGCGGCACATTCAAACTCGACCGTGTCCGCCCTCCGGCTGCGGAGCTTGTCCATGCACATCCGTACGCAAATCCGGTACAGATAGCCACTGAAGGCGCTGTCGTCGCGCAGCCGGTGGAGTTCGCGAAAGGCCTTGAGGAAGGCTTCTTGGGCGACGTCCTCGGCCTCGTGCGAGTCGCGCAACACGTTGGCAGCGACACGGATGATGCGCTTCCGATGGCGGGCGACGATCGAGTCCATGGCCCGCTCATCGCCCTGACGGCACCGGGCCAACCACGCGGCCTCGTCGGACCGAAGGTCTGCTCGGCTTTCCAGCGTCTGCGTCTCGGGCATGGTCACGCTCGACAGCATGATACACCCGTAAGACTGTTTTGGGACGCGAGAAAGTTCGGGCCGGTAGACTCGTCTCTTCGATACGGATGCTCTTTCCAACAACTCTGCCGGCTGAGGTGTGGACCGCCGTCGCCGCGCGGGCGTCCGTGGCCAGACAGGATCCCGTGCGCCAGAGCGTGGCCCTGCCTGGAGAAATGACCGTCGAGTTCGACAGTTCCAGTCGGGACGAAAAGGACGGGACGGTCCGGATGAAGGGAAACGTCGTCGCCCGCTACGACCTGACGACAGTCCGGTGCGATGAAATGGTCCTTACGCCAGGCGAGCACAAGGGCAGGGTCGTCGGCGAAGCAAAGCTCGACGACCCCGAGGGCAACGTCGCTTGCCGTGACCTAGAGTTCAACTGGAAGGACAAGACCGGTTCAGCGCAAGCGGTCACCTTAATAGCCGGGGGAGTCCGGATCGCCGCAGACTCGTTGACGATCACTCCCAAGAAGTGGGTCATCAGGAAAGCAGTCGGCACGGTCAGCCGGCTCAAGCACCCGCCCTATCGGTTTTGGGCCGAAACCGTGGATCTGGTGCCAGGCGACCAGGGGACGGCCCACCGGGTCTTCCTTGAGTTCTTCGGCAAGAAGTTCGGGCCCCTCGCCAACGTCGACTTCAACCTCGACCGTCGTGTCACCGGGTTCAAAATGCCCAACCTCACCAACAAACGGGGAGCAGGGTTTGGTGTCGCTTGGGACAGTTCGGTGCTCCTGACCGACAAGTCATCGCTGGGCGCGACGATCAACATGTTCCCCCGGTTGAGCCCGGAGTATCTCTTTCAGTACAGCTACAGCCCCCTTGACCCCAACTCCTCACCGTTCAGCATTGCGCCCCGAAGCGAGCTGACCGAGTACTTCGGTGACGGCTGGTTCGACTCGATCGTCATCAAGACGCCCGAAGAAGAGACCGAGACCATCGGCCAGCAAAGGAAGGCGGTGGGCGTGTCAGTCCGGGTCAACCAAGACACCTTCGCCCGCAATCCCGACGCGCTGAACGTCACGCAACCGCTGGACCTCGCGGTGGAGGCAGGAGGCACGCACCGAGGTTGGGGCTATCTGGGAACGGGCCACCTGCAAAGGGTCAGGGAAGACCGGGAAGACCCGTGGGTGGACCGGCTTGTCTTCCAGGGGACACTGAAACCACCGAGCCTGCAACTGGGCCGCCTCAGCTTCAGCTCGCGGCTCGATGCCGTCACGACGACGAGCAACCGAGGTCTGTTCGCCTTTGGTCGCGTCGAAACCGGCCTCGTCTACTCGCCCCTAGAGGGCGTCAACATCGGCGCAGGCGTCGGCTTTGGGGCGTCGGCGGGCGAGCCCGACTTTGCCTTTGACCGCGTGCCCTACGATAAATCATTGTTGGGCCGCGTCGATTACCGACGCGGCCCGTTCACCGTCCGCTTCCTGTGGAAGTGGGACCTGGAGACCAGGCGGCTTTATGACCGAGAGTACGAGTTGGCCCTAGTGGCCGACGGGTTCGAGCCGTTCATCACGTCCCGGAGTTTCCCGTCGGACTTCCGGGTCGGTGTCCGGTTCCGCCTCGACGCCTTGACCGACCACCTGAGCAAGCGGCAAGTGAAGCGTCGGGACTCGGACACGCCCGAGACACAAGTCCGCTAAGCAGCCCGTTCGTCGAGTTCGTCTCGGAAGCTGAAGCCAAAGACCCGGTCGAGCCGCACCTCACCGACATCGGTGATCATGCATGGCCCGTACAGCGGCACAAAGCCGACGTCGAATACCTCGGCGGTCTTGGTGTATTCCTTGCCGCTGCGGTCGGTGAACGTGATGTCGACGATGTGGCCGATGAGGGTCTTGGCTTCCGAAATCAACATGGATTTGTCTTCCTATCCGAAGTACAGCCCGGGCCCCGTCGCCCCAGCCGCAAGGGGGTTGTTCCGCGCCCATTGGCCCGCCGCCACAGTAAGGATGACGGAACGTCCTGATCCTCGTCGGAACACGAGTGGTGGGTGTATGATCCGGGGGTATGGCGTACCGTGTCTCGTTCGAGGTGTGCCGCGATTTTCCGCGGTCCTCGAGCCTTGAGTGGATGCTCGCCAACGGCCGCGGCGGCTTCTCCATGGGGACGGTCTCCGGGGCGAACACGCGCCGCTACCACGGCCACCTTGTCGCCGCGGTCAGCCCCCCGGCCCAGCGGATGGTCTTGCTGGACAACATCGAGGCCTATGTCACCCACCGGGGCGAGTCCGTGGGCATCTCGACCAACCAATATGTGGGGGCGGTCCACCCCTTGGGCTACCAAAAGCTCGCGTCATTCGAAGCCGGCGCGTCTGTACGCTGGGAATGGGACTTGGACGGCCAACGCTTCCGCAAGACATTGGTCAGCCACCCCGGCGTGGACGCCTGCACCGTCGTCTACGAGAACCTCGGCCCCGAGACCGTCCAGCTGACCCTTCGCCCGCTTGTCTGCCACAAGTTCTATCACGACAACTTCCGTGTCGCAGACTTCTACCCCGAGTTCATGGTCTTTCCTGACGAGCGGACGGTCCTCTCCCACCAGGGAGTCGTCCTCAGCCTGGAACACCCGGGCGCAGAACGCACCCCGACCACGGGCTGGTACTACCGCTTTGAGCACATCCGGGAGCACGAGCGGGGACTCGACGGTATCGACGACTTGTTCTGCCCCTGCGAGCTCCGCTATGTCCTGCCCGTCGGAGAAAAGGCGGTCCTTGTCGCCGCGACCGAAGAAGGAGTCGCGCCACTTGAGCCCCTATGCGTCCCAGATAGCCCACGTACCGTCAGGGAGCAGTTGGAAGACTCAGCACACCTCTTCACGGTCCGGACGGCAGACCGGTCGAGCGTGATCGCGGGTTACCCATGGTTCACCGACTGGGGCCGTGACACGATGATCGCCCTCCCCGGACTCTGCTTGACCACAGGCCGATTTGAAGAGGCGCGCAACATCCTTGCCAGCTATGCCAGCCAGATGCGCCAAGGGCTCGTCCCGAACCGGTTCGTCGAGATGGGTGAGACGCCGGAATACAACACCGTCGACGCGACTTTGTGGTTCGCAAACGCGATCTATTTGACTTTGTCGGCGGAGTGGGACGACGGGTTCGCCGCCCAGGCTTCGGCATGGCTCCGAGAGATCCTTGCCTGGCACCAGAAGGGCACGAGGTACGGAATCGCCGTCGACCCCGCCGACGGGTTGGTCACCCAGGGTGAACCGGGAGTGCAACTGACCTGGATGGACGCGAAGGTCAAAGACTGGGTGGTGACGCCACGCCACGGTAAGCCCGTCGAGATCAACGGCCTGTGGATCAACTTTCTCCGCGGGTCTGCTTGGGTCATGTCACGCTTGGGCCAAGACGCGGCTCCCTTCGAGGACGCGGCAAGCCTTGCCGAAGCTAACTTCGAAGCCAAGTTTTGGCACGAGGGCCGCGGTCACTACCTCGACACCGTCGACCCGGCCGACGCTAGCTTGAGGCCCAACCAGGTGATAGCGATGGCGTTGCCGTTCTCACCGTGCTCGCGCGAGAAAGCGGCGGCCGCGCTCAAAATCTGCCGGGAGCAACTCCTGGTGCCCATGGGTCTGCGCACCCTTGGACCCGGTGAACCGGGATACGTGGCCCGCTATGAAGGGCCAATGGCCCAGCGTGACGCCGCTTACCACCAGGGCACGGCTTGGCCGTGGTTGCTGGGAAGCTACGCCACCGCGACGATCAAGTGGACCGGCGACCGGGAGCACGCTCAAGCCGCATTGGCCCAGGTCGCGGGCATGCTGGAGGAATACGGCCTAGGCGGCGTCGCCGAGGTCTACGACGGGGACGCCCCGCACCGCCCTGGTGGATGCCCTTGGCAGGCCTGGAGCACGGCGGAAATCCTGCGGGCGGCGGCCCAAGACGACCTTTGGCCATGAGATTGGTTTTCTTGGAACTCTCGGCGGGGGTGTCCGCGTAGTGGTAGGTGGCTGTACCGTGAAGCGGCTCCGATTGACGAGGGCTGATGGCGGTAACGACAAGCACAGTTCAACACTCCACACCGGCGGGGTCTCTCGCCGGGTTTTTTCTTTTCTGACCGCCCTTTTTGCGGCACGGCCGGGCCGCCCAGTCCGTCTGGAAAGGAGCCCCTCGCGACTCTGAGCCCATGTCCCGACCGTTCGTCCACCTGCACAACCACACCGAGTACAGCTTGCTCGACGGTGCCAACCGGATCCCCGACATGGTCGCCCGGGCCAAAGAGCTGGACATGCCGGCCCTGGCCATCTCCGACCACGGCGTCATGTTCGGGTGCATGGAGTTCTTCTTCGAGTGCCAGAAGAAGGGGGTCAAGCCGATCATCGGCATGGAGGCGTACGTCGCCCCCAACGGGCTCCACAACAAGCAGGGACGGGAGGAAAACCAGACGTACCACCTGCTCCTCCTCGCCAAAAACATGGAGGGCTACAAGAACCTCTGCAAGTTGCACTCCATCGCGGCCCTGCAGGGCTTCTACTACAAGCCACGGATCGACCACGAGGTCCTCGCCGCCCATGCCAAAGGTCTAGTCAGCTCGACCACCTGCCTGGGCAGCGAAGTGAACCGCTACCTGATGGCGGGCGACTACGACAAGGCTCTTCGCACCGCGGCGATGTACAAGGAGATGTTCGACCCGGACTCCTACTTTGTCGAACTGCAGAACCACGGCATCCCCGAACAACTCTTGTGCAACGAGCATCTTGTGAAGATCGCGAAAGAGCTACACCTGCCGCTCATCGCGACCAATGACGCCCACTACCTGTGCAAAGGCGACGCGGAGCCTCACGACGTGCTCTTGTGCATCGGCACGGGAGACCTGAAAGACGACCCCAAAAGGTTGCGCTTCAGCGGCCCGGACTACTACCTGAAGGCCGTCGATGAAATGGCGGCCCTCTTTCCCGATCACCCGGAAGCGATCGAGAACACCTTGATGGTCGCCGAAATGTGCGACGTGCAACTCGGTTCGGCCCGCGCCCTGATGCCCGAGCCGGAGATGGAGCCGGGACACGACCCGTCGAGCTATCTGACCAAGCTGGCCGAGAAGGGGCTGCTCGAGCGGTGTCCCGGTGCTACCGACGAAAGCTGGCAAAGGCTGAACTACGAACTCGGCGTCATTCAAAAAACAGGCTACGAGTCGTACTTCCTGCTTGTCCGCGAGTTTGCCCAGTTCACCCGGGGCCAGGGCATCATGTTCGGCGTCCGAGGGTCGGC
The Fimbriimonadaceae bacterium genome window above contains:
- a CDS encoding sigma-70 family RNA polymerase sigma factor, translated to MLSSVTMPETQTLESRADLRSDEAAWLARCRQGDERAMDSIVARHRKRIIRVAANVLRDSHEAEDVAQEAFLKAFRELHRLRDDSAFSGYLYRICVRMCMDKLRSRRADTVEFECAAEGPAENIETRVLVERLLDRLPADLRTTLVLREMEQLSYDEVAEAMGVPVGTVRSRLHTARERFRVLWCQATRGGR
- a CDS encoding glycogen debranching enzyme family protein, coding for MAYRVSFEVCRDFPRSSSLEWMLANGRGGFSMGTVSGANTRRYHGHLVAAVSPPAQRMVLLDNIEAYVTHRGESVGISTNQYVGAVHPLGYQKLASFEAGASVRWEWDLDGQRFRKTLVSHPGVDACTVVYENLGPETVQLTLRPLVCHKFYHDNFRVADFYPEFMVFPDERTVLSHQGVVLSLEHPGAERTPTTGWYYRFEHIREHERGLDGIDDLFCPCELRYVLPVGEKAVLVAATEEGVAPLEPLCVPDSPRTVREQLEDSAHLFTVRTADRSSVIAGYPWFTDWGRDTMIALPGLCLTTGRFEEARNILASYASQMRQGLVPNRFVEMGETPEYNTVDATLWFANAIYLTLSAEWDDGFAAQASAWLREILAWHQKGTRYGIAVDPADGLVTQGEPGVQLTWMDAKVKDWVVTPRHGKPVEINGLWINFLRGSAWVMSRLGQDAAPFEDAASLAEANFEAKFWHEGRGHYLDTVDPADASLRPNQVIAMALPFSPCSREKAAAALKICREQLLVPMGLRTLGPGEPGYVARYEGPMAQRDAAYHQGTAWPWLLGSYATATIKWTGDREHAQAALAQVAGMLEEYGLGGVAEVYDGDAPHRPGGCPWQAWSTAEILRAAAQDDLWP